DNA from Zonotrichia leucophrys gambelii isolate GWCS_2022_RI chromosome 5, RI_Zleu_2.0, whole genome shotgun sequence:
CCCCATGCTCTCCATGGGAGCTGACAGACCtaatcccagcactgccccgtGTTCTCCATGGAGCTGACAGACCTAATCCCAGCCACCACTGCCTGAAAGGGGACGCTCGGATAAACCCAAAGCTTCTTTCCACGGCCCCGGGTCGATGAGGGCGGGCAGGGACGGTGAGGGTCTGTCCCCCCGGCTcagtgtgtccgtgtgtccgtcccGCAGCCGCCTCCGCCGtggtgcccatccctggcacctTCTCGTGGCCGCTGGCCGCCCGCGGCAAGCCCCGCCGGGGGATGCTGCGCCGCGCCGTCTTCTCGGACGTGCAGCGCAAGGCGCTCGAGAAGATGTTCCAGAAGCAGAAGTACATCAGCAAACCCGACAGGAAGAAGCTGGCGGCCAAGCTGGGCCTCAAGGACTCGCAGGTgagagggagggctggggatgggcgGGCAGAGGGTGTGTGGGGAGACCCCACTGGCTGGGGCAGCTTGAGAGaagcaggggaggaggggatgggaagggagaaggggatggGAAGCAGGCAGATGGGAgaaggggatgggaagggagaaggggatgggaagcagggagatgggagaaggggatgggaagggatgggaagggagaaggggatgggaagggatgggaagggagaaggggatggGAAGCAGGCAGATGGGAgaaggggatgggagcagggagatgagagaaggggatgggaagggagaaggggatgggagcagggagatgggagaaagggatgggaagggagaaggggatgggaagggatgggaagggagaaggggatgggagagaggggatgggaagggagaagggatggaagggagagggagatgggagaaagggatgggaagggatgggaagggagaaggggatgggaggagggagatgggagaagggatgggaagggagaaggggatgggagcaggagatgggagaagggatgggaagggagaatgggaggatgggaagggatgggaagggagaaggggatgggagcagggagatgggagaagggaggatgggaagggagaaggggatgggaagggatggggaaggggaaggggatgggagaaggggatgggaagggatgggaagggagaaAGGCAGGAAGCAGCCTGATGACAACATAGCAGGCAGAACAGCCAAAAATTGTGACCCACCAGCTGGCGTGAACAAGGACCATCCAGCTGATGCCACCTGAGCTCTCTCCCAGGCTCCTCCAAAGATCAGATTCTGTGGTTCCTGTTAGCCTTGTGCAGGGTTTTGAGGATGCAGCCAAAGCCACCTTTTCTGGTGCCCATTTCGCTGAACCATTTCACTTCCTTGCTGCTTTGTCCCCTAGGTGAAGATCTGGTTCCAGAACAGGAGGATGAAATGGAGGAACTCCAAAGAAAGAGAGCTCCTCTCCTCAGGTGGCTGCAGAGAACAGACCCTCCCCACCAAGTTCAACCCTCACCCAGACCTCAGTGATGTGGGCAAGAAGTGCtcgggagaggaggaggaggaggaggaggaggaggctgcccctgtgtgcccggccagcccccagcaccccctgacCTACCACCCGTCCCCAGAACACCTGCACCTGAGGGACAGACTGGACTCCCAGATGtctccttctccatcccactccagcagccccagcaagCCCTCAGACTTCTcagactcagaggaggaggatgatgaaggggaggaagaagaggaggagataACAGTATCTTAGATCACCCTACCATCACACGAGGACTCTGCAAAGATGTAAATAAACCAGAGTGCTATAAATTGAAGAGGTGCTGTCCCACCCCAATGTCCACATGCTGCTTCAGTGCAGGTTCTTTATCACAATAGCTGCAAGGCTTCCTTCTCACTGCTATTCCTCATTTGTTGCCCTGTGGAGAGGTTTTCATGTTCATGGTATCTGCCCAACTTTTCATTACTCTCTCTGCTCAGCAATCAATAATTTCTCATTTAGCAAAAAACAGAcaacaggcagctcctggctgtacaccagggaggaaagggaaatttCCCTGTAGGAAAGGAAACTTCTTCCCccagataaaaaaaatcatcaaaaataCAATATAGACAGCATGACAATTTCTGTTAGCTTTCAAGCGAATTTCCAGCTACTGTAttacttcagctgctgctgaaggcttGTCTGATCTAGCAACACtttcttccaaaataaataACCTAGAGGGACCCAGAGCaagctctgcctccctcctcaCCCCAAATGGCACCATGCTCGTGCAAcaaatccatcccaatcccTGGAACGACTTTGAAGGTACAATGCAAGCATGCCCTGTGTAATGGAGATCTTATATATTTATGATTTTCCTCTTAATTTATTCATCAATATTGTGTTCAAAGCACTGTCTAACCCACCTTCTTGCCTATGTTTGTGCTTATTTTCCACTTTGCTTCTCCTATCCGTGGTGTGGACAGAGGAAAGTGGATACATCTCTTTGATTTTTAACTGAACTTTGCTGTCTTTGCACAGCTTATATGAACTGTACACTATTTTGTACACTTACTCTGTATGGGTGTTTTATACCAAGGTTATTGTCAATGATTATAACAACGGCTCAACAATgcttctctcttttattttaattaaatgacAGCTAAACTACAGGTGAATGCAGCTGTGTAATTGTGTAACTTATAAAGAAAcacttttattttgtattttaccaTGTACAGACtctaaatatgtatatatattaaagTGGATGAttgtcaaataaaaaaaaaaagagtagatTTCCAAATCTGATCATTTGGTAGTCTTACAGGGTAGAGAAACAGAATGAAAGAGATCAACTTAACTCTCCAGCCTCAGGTCCAGCTATAACTGTTACTGTAAAACCAGGCAAATCCTTAACCACCCACCTGCTGCTTGGTTTTACATTTTTGTGATACACTACAGAAATATCAGTGTTTTTCTGAAACAGAGATTTCATTACaacattgcatttattttctgcccCATGATCTTAATGCCTGCCATTCATAACTCACCAAAACAAGAGAAACAAATGCAGCAGATGTCCCCTGCCAACAAAACTTACTCTGCCCCCGCCAACACCAGCACATCCAGTGAGCATCAGGCTGTGGTTAAACGACTCATAAAGACAGAACTGATTCAATACACAGTTTGTTTCTAAATCCAGTGGCTGCTCCAGAGAACACAGATGCCCTCACACATACTGCAACGCTCCAGAAAGGAAGGAGATAAGAATATCTTGTTCCAAAACAAGAACAGGTATTGCTTGTACAAAACCCTCCAATTCATTGCTCAGCAGAAACTGATCTGATACCCTCTGCTCTTTGCATTTTCCCTGCACTAGAAATGCTGTCAGGAACAACTTTTGAAGATTGCTTCTTTCAGCATGAGGGCTATTACATCTTGCACTGCTCAACAAATAGgcttaataaatgaaaaatatcatgGAATTGCCATTTAACAGGGGAAAATCCTTACCCAAAATGTGACATTTATTAATTCTGTGGGAACCAGAAAAATAGAAACTTCCACAGACACAGAAGAGTTTAATTTGCAGCCTTAGGAGAAGCTTAGTTtgatataaaaatacaatacacagacattaagtagaaaaataattaacttaTGTTTCTATAGTTGTAAGAATATACCTTAAGTACGTAAGAAACTGTTTAAGTGAGATGATGAGAAGTTTGTAGTGTAGTAATGTAATAATATGAAATAGGTTAGGAATTTAGAGGTTATAACAAAAGCATATGTGTAGATGTGAGACAGAATTCCATTAGGCAAAAGTATCCACAGTGCAGCAAAATTTAGTAAAAGTAGTaggttagaaaagcaaaataaaccctgCAGCAACTATATTAATTTAGAAAGTTGTATATTGTCTTATAACAAAGAATCTGTAACTACTCTTGAACTATAGCTGACGGCTTGCCCTTCTAAAATCTGCCAGCCTCTGAGACTGATGTTTATCTGAACAATAAATTGCTCTTagcccaaaaaaaaatcccatccctCCATTAAAAGCAGTGTGACAATAATAAATCCTAcactttatttattcttttctcctttcagagtcttttttttttaatagcaaaaaaCCATTGTGTGACTACTAAGCACAAACATTTGAGATTCAGGGATACCTTAATATGAAATTAAAGGGCTTGGTTTTGTTTACCAGCAGCTGTCAGACTGCATCTGTGGCTGCAGAAAAGGAGCCTCCTTCTGCAACACttccctgtgaacacggtcacaaacAGCCGGGCCGGATTTGGGACTGGAGGCTGGAGGTGTGGCACAAAGCGCGAGGCTGAGCGCTGTGCAATGGCACTGTCAGAAACCCCCTTGGGGCCGAGGGTCAGCGGCTCACACGGATCTGAGCTCCCCAGCTCGTTCCTTCCCCCGGCTCGGGTTTGTGTCCTGGCTCCTGTTCTGCGCTGGGTGGTGCTGCTCCATCGCAATCCCCATGAAAGGCATCGGGCTGCCAGCTCCGGGCTCTGGGCGTTCATTGCTGCCCCAGATGTGCAGGGCGTCTCTGCTGCGGCCCGTGCGGATGCAGAACGAGCCCGGACTCTTCACTGTTCGCTCTTGGGGCTGTTCATTCATTCTTAtctgtaaaattttctttctgcccagccgagatctgctcagcagggcagccacaggcactctgtgttgtccttttatactgcAAACTACGCATAGCATATTTACACTaaattcccaatacccatcacctgtgttagacagtgcgCTTCCACTCtagaccaatcccaaagtgccagcatcgctgcagaaaatggagagcaagaagaagaaggagaaaggctggacatgcccagattcctccatcttgtccccataacctccataccaaaaatcctaaaatctacattttcaccctgtgatcattgcgttattacaccattcaaacctgtgtgactttcatgtcctcatacaaagctggtgacttgctccaggggtcacaATCAATTCCCCGTGTTCTGGGGAGCGTGCcagggtcctggcagctctggacaCCCGGAGGGAGGCACTGAGCTCCGACCATGAGAAGCCTTTCCTGCCTTCATGGAGAGGGAATGCTTCCCATAATGACATCAGTGGCACCCAGAGTTTTGGAAACTCTGGTAATCCCATGTGTAACACACTCCCACAACCACCTCTGCTGTAGGATATCAGAGCTCTGTTTAGAGACCCAGCAGCCCAGAGGCCTTGTgtgaattttcttccttctcagaGACAAGAGGGCCATCTCCCAGGCTGGGGAATGATGGGGCAGAGAGGGGAACTTACCTTTGATGGTTGTGAGCTCAGGGCAGCAAATTCTCAACTATTTCATCCCTTAGGAAACCAGCTGGTTCTACATCTGTGCCTGCCAGCGTGGGAGAGTGGCTTTTGGACAGGGGGAGAACAGGAAATAAATCACTTTATTGGagagtctgtgctgctgctgcctgcagagctgttgtTGACAGACCTGGAGAGTGTCCCTCTGCTCCAACAGCTTCTCCAGCAGTGTCCTGCACAAATGGGGAAGCTGGAAGTGTTTTcatgcagccacagccaggcagacAAGGCTCCTGCACACAGCCCTTTGCTGGGAGCAGGttgagtaaaaaataaaataaaataaaataaaataaaataaaataaaataaaataaaataaaaataaaataaaataaaataaaataaaataaaataaaataaaataaaataaaataaaataaaataaaataaaataaaataaaataaaataaaataaaataaaataaaataaaataagtagcAGCAGTGTCCTGCACAACTGGGGAAGCTGGAAGTGTTTTCATCCAGCCACAGCCGGGCAGACAAGGCTCCTGCACACAGCCCTTTGCTGGGAGCAGGTTgagtcaaaaataaaataaaaataaaataaaataaaataaaataaaataagtagcAGCAGTGTCCTGCACTAATGGGGAAGCTGGAAGTGTTTTCACCCAGCCACAGCCGGGCAGACAAGGCTCCTGCACACAGCCCTTTAGTGGGAGCAGGttgagtaaaaaataaaataaaataaaataaaataaaataaaataaaataaaataaaataaaataaaataaaataaaataagtagcAGCAGTGTCCTGCACTAATGGGGAAGCTGGAAGTGTTTTcatgcagccacagccaggcagacAAGGCTCCTGCACACAGCCCTTTAGTGGGAGCAGGttgagtaaaaaataaaataaaaataaaataaaataaaattaaattaaattaaattaaattttttaaaaatgaacctCTTTTGAAGAACACTTGTCATCCAGGAAATAGCATTGCAATAACCTTGAAGAGGAGCACACGATGCAAGAGCTCAGTTCCAGGATGTTGCAGTGTGCTGCAGTCTCAGACTCCCCTGTGTCCCCGGTGAGCCAGCCGTCCCTGCCCCTTGTCCCCTTGCCGGGACGCTGTCAGTCAATGTGCACATTCCAGCGAGGCTGCCGTGCGCTTGGCAGGAGTTCAGGAGATGCCATTGGGGTGGCCAAGTGCCATTTTCGGCCGagaccctcctcctcccagcaggCTGGTGCTCCCctgtccttccctcccctctccctggctTAAAGGGCCTTGGGCCCAGGAGCTCGGCAtctgccagggctgttcctgccGTGCAGGTGTCCGTGCCCTTGGAACAAAGCTCTGGATTTtaaccctccggcagaatccgtctcctttctcttcaccAGGGGTAAAACCAAGCCTTCTCCAAGCCTGGGCTGGGTTTTTCCAGTGCCCGGCCGCGATTCCCGGCCGGCCGGAGGTGTCTCTGTGTAAAATACCACAGCAGTCCCCTCCGGCCAAGAAGCTGAGGCCAGAACAGCCCGGGCACGTTCCACCTGGAAATATTGGGATCCTATTCCAATTTTCTGGCGCCCAGCGTGACTTTGCTCTGGCCTGCAGCGCCAGAGGGAGCCTCAGTACCTCGGAAGGACTTTGGGCAGCAAAGCATCCACAGAAGAGCTTTGGCTGCATCGCTCTCAGCAGACTCTTTGGCTCTGGTCCCACAAGAGGTTTCTGCGCCCCTGGATGGAAAGTGCGGCTCCTTTGCGGTGCGCGGGATTTCCCGGGGAGGATGGGGGAGCCCCTGGTGCCCGGAGGGGCCCCGTTCCGTGAGGAGCCCCCCCCGCCTGGCTTTGCCTACAGCAGCTCCCGTTCCGGtgggtgtccctgctccttgGGGAGTCTGTGCCCACGGGTTCAGGGACCAATTCTGTGTACCCTGTAAGAGATAATGTGTCACCAAAGCCTGGCCTGACACacaaagggtctccaggcctgcctgcagctggagctgacagctgagggcacagctctgtcacccacagccctgggctgctgaaaCCTCTTGGacacaataaactgcattttggagagctgcctggggcCCTGCATCCCTCATTTTGGCTCTTATCAGTGAGGTTTGCCAAAACccttcctgcctgtccctcagTGCCCGCTCTGGACATGCACGTGCTCCTTTCTGTGCCTGCCCCTggcccccatgtcccctctctgtgtccTGGGTGCCTCAGGTGTCCCGTGCACCtccaggtgccagcagcacccaggggagcTGGGCCCCAAACTGGGGGCACCGAACTGGgccaggcacccccagcccctccagccacgagctggagctgggcagggccagggtcCCAGACAATTCCCCACCTGTCAGGAAATGCCACAGCTTTGTCCCAGAAAGCAGAGAGTCCTGCAGCTTTGGTCCAGTAAAGGGAGAGGCACTGGGGAACGTGCCCAAGggggtttttcctttccctttctccctccctctcctgacttttctctcattctctccctctctctcccccccagtttttgctctctttctctccctctcctgtttttttcctctttctttctctctctcccattttattctctctctctccctctcctgtttttttctctctctctgtccctccctctctctcccttcttctctccctctcctgggtttttctctctctccttctctctcctgctttttccctctccctttttttctctctttctctccctccttccctcattttttttttctctctttttctctctctccctctctttctctttctctcccgtttttttctctctctcattctctgtctttttcttcctttctctccctccctcccttctctcatggctgcagcctcctttaatcccaaactcccaaaccttcccaaaccacctgccccatttcccccctgaCCCTGTTATTTCACCCCAAAGTTCAGGAACCCAGCCTTGTGCAGAGCCCAGAGTGCCTGGGCTGTGTAACAAAcctgccaaaggcagcagagacaCCAGAGCCATCCCAGAGCCTCACACCCCAGCTTCACCCCTCAGACTGTCTGTGACACATCAGCTTTCCTCTCAGACTCTTCAGCTGCCTTTGCTTTTATTCCTTTACCACTGTaccatttctttttcacattAATATGAAGCAATGTATTTCCCCATTGCCAGGGAAAGACAGCTTCAGTATGTTTATAATGCTCCTTTCTGATTCAGGCTTGGTTTCTACATTCTGCTTGGGGTTTTGCTAGATAATAAACAAAGTGGGCCTgattccctgggaaataaaatgtcCAAAAGGGATTTAGTTCTGGCTTCCCATACTTGCTCATGAGAAGTTTCCTGAAGCAAACTGGTGTTTCAAACCCTGCTCCCAAAATGTATATTCATCTCtgagatgaaaagaaaagatTCTGGAGCAAATAACCCACCACCATGGAGTTTGTGCAGCAAGGGATGTGTGCAGGGCCATGAAGCgctgcctgtgcagggatggGCCTGCACCCATCAGGAAATGGAGTTTGTGCACCAAGGGATGTGTGCAGGGCCATGGAGcgctgcctgcccagctctgcctcagggatttcctctgctgggctccccacagccagcagggcttgTGTGACACCCCAAACCCGTTTGCACATTTGGGAaccctcccctggcagcaggaagcaCTCAGGGATCCCATGGCAAACTGGCTGACCTCTGTGCCCCACTGCCTTCACGTGGCACTGCAGGCCAGTGccattcacacacacagagccagaacatccctgcagccctgggatggcacagagccacagggatggcagggctggcacagaaatGCTCTGGCTGTTCCTGTGCACTCCCGAGGAGGGTGAAGGTCAGGGGTTACTGCAGCCCCTGGAACGGTCCTTGCTGTCACCAGCTGGTCTTTTAAGGTCAGAAGAGTCAGCTCCATTTGGAGTTAGCCAGGGTCAGCTGCCAGGAGCCCTGGGGATGTTTGGCTGCTTGTGAGGACAGAATCCTGCAGTCCTGGAGATGTTTGTGAGGGGATGGACaatgccctgcagccctggagatgTTTGGTCATTTCTGAGGGGATGGACAATGCCGTGCAGCCCTGGAGATGTTTGGTTATTTGTGAGGGGATGGACaatgccctgcagccctg
Protein-coding regions in this window:
- the DBX1 gene encoding homeobox protein DBX1 — its product is MMFPGLLAPPAVYPSLLRPTPTLTVPQALQSAFSSHSSFLVEDLIRISRPAGYLPRSAPAAGVSPPGSAARTDAGTPELPGPTAGPRRGCSPQPSRGDSTFLKFGVNAILSSAPRAETSPALLQSVPPKTFSFPYFEGSFQPFLRSSYFPAASAVVPIPGTFSWPLAARGKPRRGMLRRAVFSDVQRKALEKMFQKQKYISKPDRKKLAAKLGLKDSQVKIWFQNRRMKWRNSKERELLSSGGCREQTLPTKFNPHPDLSDVGKKCSGEEEEEEEEEAAPVCPASPQHPLTYHPSPEHLHLRDRLDSQMSPSPSHSSSPSKPSDFSDSEEEDDEGEEEEEEITVS